Part of the Deltaproteobacteria bacterium genome is shown below.
GGTTTAAGGTGATGGTTTAGGTTCTCTAGGCATTGAATTGGATTCACGAGATGCTCGAGTGTCTGATTACAGATAATGAAATCGTAATCTTTTTTATCGAGATCTAGCGTGTGAAGGTCGAACTTTTCGGGGTTGTCGAGGTACTCCACGTTGTCGTGATTCTGGGTCGGGAGATAAGCGAGTTCTGGGTCGTTGATTCCGTTGAATGTGAGGAGTTCTTGAGCTTCAAGCTTACGCTCCATACTTATTCTGCGAAACTCCAGCAGCGCCATGACGCGGGGTAGGTCTTTGCCTTCCCAGGTCCAGGTTTGATTGTTGAGTTCTGTTGGAAAGCAGAGGTAGCGGTTCATGTAATCGCGGGTGTGGTTGGGCTCTACAAACTCTTTGTAGATCCGTTCGATATCGCTTGGTTTCAGATTTTGCACGAATGATTTCCTCTTGAATATCTGGGTATCATAAGGAGATTTCGGGGGGGATGCCAGTTCCTATCACACTAAAATAATTGATGATTTGTTCAGTATTGGGTGCATGACCAGGAAATAAAAAAACGATTGTGTTGAATGTCGCTAAAGGATTCGTGGTTTCTGTCGATGAACCTTCATGACTAACTTTGCATACGATTTTGGAAATGGCTTCGCGACCCACCAACTCCTACTTTACGAGGCAGTTCAGCGCACGACTGGACCAGTGATTGAGTTTGGATGTGGCGAAGGC
Proteins encoded:
- a CDS encoding methyltransferase domain-containing protein, which produces MQNLKPSDIERIYKEFVEPNHTRDYMNRYLCFPTELNNQTWTWEGKDLPRVMALLEFRRISMERKLEAQELLTFNGINDPELAYLPTQNHDNVEYLDNPEKFDLHTLDLDKKDYDFIICNQTLEHLVNPIQCLENLNHHLKPGGYFYTNVPANNIPHDVPHHFYTGFTPVGLGAICEAAGFEIVEIGQWGNLDYMMLMMGNQTWPDYTCMRMPGKNEPQNPIITWVLAQKT